From one Mycobacterium colombiense CECT 3035 genomic stretch:
- a CDS encoding alpha/beta fold hydrolase, which translates to MSTVSSSPETVEFAGVDGISLVADEWNRGSDGAGRPSILMLHGGGQNRFSWKNTGQTLADEGLHVVALDSRGHGDSARSPDADYEIETLTGDVMRVLDAIGRPVTIIGASMGGLTGILAAHRAGPAKVTRLVLVDVVPRFEKGGSARIRDFMFSGLDGFDSLEQAADAVAAYLPYRSKPRSPEGLKKNLRLRDGRWYWHWDPAFMTKPGDDPELRTESFEQAAKNLTIPVLLIRGKLSDVVSPEGVRHFLATVPRAEFVELSNAGHTAAGDDNDAFSDAVVAFVNRR; encoded by the coding sequence GCCGACGAATGGAACCGCGGCTCCGACGGTGCCGGGCGCCCGAGCATCCTGATGTTGCACGGGGGCGGCCAGAACCGCTTTTCCTGGAAAAACACCGGCCAGACGCTGGCCGATGAGGGACTGCACGTGGTGGCGCTGGATTCGCGGGGTCACGGCGACAGCGCCCGCTCCCCCGACGCCGACTACGAGATCGAAACGCTCACCGGCGACGTCATGCGGGTGCTGGACGCAATCGGGCGGCCCGTGACGATCATCGGGGCCAGCATGGGCGGGCTGACCGGCATCCTCGCCGCGCACCGGGCCGGCCCGGCGAAGGTCACCCGGTTGGTGCTCGTCGACGTCGTCCCCCGATTCGAAAAGGGCGGCAGCGCCCGCATCCGCGACTTCATGTTCAGCGGCCTCGACGGCTTCGACTCGCTGGAGCAGGCCGCCGATGCCGTCGCCGCCTACCTGCCCTACCGAAGCAAGCCGCGCAGCCCCGAGGGCCTGAAAAAGAACCTGCGACTGCGCGACGGCCGCTGGTATTGGCACTGGGACCCGGCCTTCATGACCAAGCCCGGCGACGATCCCGAATTGCGCACCGAAAGCTTCGAGCAGGCCGCCAAGAACTTGACGATCCCCGTCCTGCTGATCCGCGGCAAGCTGTCCGACGTGGTGAGCCCCGAGGGTGTCCGGCATTTCCTGGCCACCGTGCCGCGCGCCGAGTTCGTCGAGCTGTCCAACGCCGGGCACACCGCGGCCGGCGACGACAACGACGCGTTCAGCGACGCGGTGGTGGCCTTCGTCAATCG